TCACCTTCTCGTTCGGGTCGGGCCCGAGGCTCGTGGAGGCCGAGAGGTGGAGAATGAGCCCCACGTCCCGCCCGCTCTGCCGGTGGCCGTAGAGGGCGAGGCCCGGGTGGCCGAGCACGGCGTTTGCTCCGCCGGCGGCGACGAGGTCAACGGTCTTTCCCATATCGATGAGCCCGGGCATGGGCCCGGCCGTCACACCGTGATCCATCGGTACGATGATCGTCTTTCCGGTGTTCCGGTCCATGATGCGTTCCATCCTGATCTGTTTTCCTCTCATGATCAACTCCTCCCCGGCGGCATGACATACTGCGGGGACGTTTAAAAGAGATAAAAATACCTAAAAAAGAAGCCCTGGAGCGCGGTCGCTCTGAGAGCGGGGTTTAGAGAAGCAATGTCTGCGTGATGGGTATCGGCCGGGCTAGTGAAGGTAAAGACATTCACTGGCGAAAAAACATTCACCACACATTGACTATAGGATCACACGCTCTCCTATATAATAGGTAGGTATACCCCCGGGGATCGGGCAGCCCTGCTTGCAGATCCGGCAGTTCATGCCGAACACCCCTTCCTCATCACAATCCAGAGGCCTGAATCATCACAGACGACATCGCCATCGACGCCCTCGACCACCGACACCGCCTTCAAAAACCGTTGCATCGTCTCAGAAGAGATATTTTTCCGGTTGAACCCCTCCCAGTCAGGATTGCGGCGGATCATCTCCCGCACGATCCGCTCATTCAGTTCGGCGTTCCCGAACCCGCCACCGATGATCGCCATCCCTCCGGCCCTCAGTATCCGTGCAGCCTCATGGAGCGCCGCGGGAAGGTCATCCCAGAAGAACACTGAACCGCGGCTGACCACGAGATCGGCGGAGGCGTCAGGGAGGGGAAGGCGTGTCACATCGCCGCGAATTGTCCTGACCCGGCCTTCAAGGCCCGCGTTCCTGATGTTCGTCTCTGCAATCGCCTGCGCCGCAGCGGAGAAATCGAGCGACCAGACCATCATATCGGAGGCTTTCGCAACGGCAATCGCCAGATGGCCGGGGCCGCTTCCCAGATCGACGCACACGCCGTCAAGCCGCCCGAACCTCTCCAGAAACATCCCGGCGAGCACCGGATAGACCGGGGCGAAGATGGTCTCTGCGATCCTGTTCATTCCTTCGGCTTTTTCCTGTTCGGTCCGCGTATCCTGGCTCATCATCTTAACCCCTCGTTCCGGCACGCCGGCACGGGACAGGGACGGAACGTCCGTCCTTCAGGTCCATTTGGCGCCAGGGTCGGATGAAGATACCTGTACCATACGCCAGAAAGAAATCAGAAATGGTTGCCTGCTGTCCTCAGGTCCCTCCCCCACAACACTATATATCAGGAGGGAGAGGACTGCCCATGATCAGTCTGAACGCCGGAGCCCTCCAGACGGCCGCAGGGATGGTTGCCCGGGCCGATCCCCTCGGGATCAGGGCCACAACAATGGGCTGCGGCGCACGGATCGTCGACTGCGGCGCCGATGTTCCCGGGAGTTATGAGGCCGGTTGCCGCCTCGTCG
Above is a window of Methanofollis tationis DNA encoding:
- a CDS encoding class I SAM-dependent methyltransferase; this translates as MMSQDTRTEQEKAEGMNRIAETIFAPVYPVLAGMFLERFGRLDGVCVDLGSGPGHLAIAVAKASDMMVWSLDFSAAAQAIAETNIRNAGLEGRVRTIRGDVTRLPLPDASADLVVSRGSVFFWDDLPAALHEAARILRAGGMAIIGGGFGNAELNERIVREMIRRNPDWEGFNRKNISSETMQRFLKAVSVVEGVDGDVVCDDSGLWIVMRKGCSA